A genomic region of Pecten maximus unplaced genomic scaffold, xPecMax1.1, whole genome shotgun sequence contains the following coding sequences:
- the LOC117320882 gene encoding uncharacterized protein LOC117320882: MQIHGIRCTPDYDTETEDTKDYTYGWVPVKENVSWNDVTISYQYHENSDKETTTYTGHFGTYGSGGYLIDLDITPAKTTYLVNSLKNGTWLDERTRVLFIEACLVNRNNMLFTQVQIMFEFPGTGGIFTKTTVVSSNLYQYTNTFDYIILFLQVLFVITIFVRFLFVVINAMKTRCHSLITTSQVIDMFHLGVSVTAIVCLVMRLTSTIAVLNTLRIDTGFYTSFGRVFQWDEYYSISLGMTTFVAILDLLKHLSFNYHIFLMYRTILTFRSELFQFTIALSVLIVGFACLINLMYGHTESAFRSIPIAIQTLFRMTIGMIKFRNDIQVVVIGILITFAVYALVATVCFVNLFVSSLDYKLTHIKQLIKDGLTTFDWHLSGHFWNRLANLFTICGATRPNKRGKKDHSCGINLQKGELSFCRFLTNVMRRFGEDTDLERTALHRVLLQLKRICRRRATPNGTQYRYSTDWAREDDTLIIEFLCDTLNCRIHVDCYTSSEAGRQGLVPYGNATEPLSMLFKINLSNRGRGRTNTKNNGVTDGRHSPCFVMIKVPARLLSCRPTFLIMYSGNLGDWCQYTANHGIKNEGEVYLSATASCCPQYVMAVTSDLWPGIPPVIQQDNAIEYVLTKQGDVFYLPGLCNKIVFMFPKDSVTIDTDITILLEPGEKFPILHVVAGGDVSGPITVQFRRKRHYQPQTGDVPEIKLLTKVGDMEWKEGIPGTQTYPSDLSVQIDCLRRGVKTSITACESNYVIMLHRNSNRYLEHEIEILSAVHRKNIPTQHWRQVGRNLGLSQEKLTQIEMKKPRTLEEKTCIVLHEWLKQNRGRGLYEIRETWM; the protein is encoded by the exons ATGCAGATCCACGGTATCAGGTGTACCCCTGATTATGATACGGAGACAGAAGATACAAAGGACTACACTTACG GTTGGGTCCCTGTGAAAGAAAATGTTTCTTGGAATGACGTCACcatatcatatcaatatcacGAGAATAGCGACAAGGAGACGACCACGTACACAGGACATTTCGGAACCTATGGTAGCGGTGGATATCTCATTGATTTGGATATTACGCCTGCAAAGACAACATATCTCGTtaatagtttaaaaaatggtacATGGCTTGATGAAAGAACCCGCGTCCTTTTCATAGAAGCATGTCTCGTAAACAGAAACAACATGTTGTTTACCCAAGTCCAAATCATGTTTGAATTTCCAGGTACAGGCGGAATATTCACGAAAACAACGGTTGTATCGTCCAATCTCTACCAATATACAAACACCTTTGATTATATCATTCTGTTCCTACAGGTATTGTTTGTAATCACCATTTTTGTGCGGTTCCTGTTTGTGGTTATAAATGCTATGAAAACTAGATGCCATTCCCTTATAACAACAAGCCAAGTCATTGACATGTTCCATCTTGGAGTTTCCGTCACCGCCATTGTGTGTCTCGTCATGAGATTGACCAGCACGATTGCCGTTCTCAACACACTTAGAATTGATACGG GATTTTACACGTCCTTTGGACGGGTCTTTCAATGGGATGAATATTACTCTATATCACTGGGCATGACCACATTTGTCGCTATCCTCGATCTACTCAAACATTTGTCATTCAACTATCACATCTTCCTGATGTACAGAACAATTTTGACTTTTCGGTCTGAACTTTTTCAGTTTACAATAGCTCTTTCAGTCCTGATTGTGGGATTCGCGTGTCTGATCAACCTGATGTATGGCCACACAGAAAGCGCCTTCAGAAGCATACCAATCGCGATCCAGACTCTGTTTCGAATGACAATCGGAATGATAAAATTCCGTAATGACAtccaggtggtagttataggtatattaattacatttgCGGTATATGCGTTGGTCGCCACCGTTTGCTTTGTCAACCTTTTCGTGAGTTCACTGGACTATAAATTAACACATATTAAACAGCTTATCAAAGACGGGTTGACAACGTTCGACTGGCATTTAAGTGGTCACTTTTGGAATAGACTTGCAAACCTGTTCACCATATGTGGAGCTACAAGACCAAACAAACGAGGAAAGAAAG ATCATTCATGTGGAATCAATCTACAAAAG GGAGAATTAAGCTTCTGCAGATTCCTAACGAATGTTATGCGACGGTTTGGAGAAGACACCGATTTAGAAAGAACAGCCCTACATAGAGTTTTGCTACAGTTGAAACGCATATGTAGACGCAGGGCGACACCTAACGGAACACAGTACAG ATATTCTACTGACTGGGCAAGGGAAGATGACACGTTGATCATTGAGTTCCTTTGTGACACGTTAAACTGTAGAATACACGTTGACTGTTATACGTCATCTGAAGCTGGCCGACAGGGACTTGTACCGTACGGTAACGCCACCGAGCCACTCAGCATGCTGTTTAAAATCAACCTGTCTAACAGAGGTCGTGGACGTACAAACACAAAGAACAATGGCGTCACGGATGGCAGACACTCGCCG tgTTTTGTGATGATCAAAGTACCTGCCCGCCTGTTGTCGTGTCGACCTACGTTCCTCATCATGTACAGCGGTAACCTTGGTGACTGGTGCCAATATACAGCCAATCATGGCATTAAAAAcgaaggggag GTATATTTGTCCGCTACCGCCTCATGTTGCCCACAGTACGTTATGGCTGTAACCTCTGACCTTTGGCCTGGTATTCCACCTGTCATACAGCAGGACAATGCCATAGAATACGTCCTTACTAAACAGGGTGATGTCTTCTACCTTCCTGGACTGTGCAATAAAATAGTATTCATGTTTCCTAAGGACAGTGTCACGATAGATACAGACATCACGATATTG ttGGAGCCTGGTGAGAAATTCCCCATACTACATGTCGTGGCCGGTGGTGACGTATCAGGACCGATCACAGTCCAGTTCAGGAGGAAAAGACACTACCAACCGCAAACCG GCGATGTCCCAGAAATTAAACTTCTGACAAAAGTAGGAGACATGGAATGGAAAGAAGGAATTCCCGGTACACAGACCTACCCAAGTGACTTGAGCGTCCAGATCGATTGTCTTCGAAGAGG CGTGAAGACATCCATCACGGCATGTGAATCCAACTACGTCATC ATGTTGCACAGAAATTCAAATAGATATCTCG AACACGAGATTGAAATCCTTTCTGCAGTACACAGAAAAAATATCCCAACGCAGCATTGGCGTCAAGTCGGACGTAATCTTGGACTGTCACAAGAGAAGCTGACGCAAATCGAAATGAAGAAACCGAGGACTCTCGAGGAAAAGACTTGCATTGTATTGCATGAATGGTTGAAGCAAAATCGAGGAAGGGGTCTTTACGAAATCCGCGAGACCTGGATGTGA
- the LOC117320885 gene encoding uncharacterized protein K02A2.6-like, whose product METLSRVRSNLTLVTTKNDEVLLCENKLVIPNTLHQRAIELAHEGHQGIVKTKQLPLEKVWFPGIDKKVQEMCKGCIPCLVSVPKTNTEPLRTTELPEVPWTRVSMDFCGPFPSGSYLMVLVDDYSRYPVVEILSNESARTVIPVLDKIFAMFGIPQKLKTDNGPPFNGNEFQKFEEDLGFKHQKVTPLWPQANGEVERFIRTLGKSIRAAHAENRVLKQELFRFLRNYRATPHTTTGVSPSELLFGRNIRVKILSIEVKTSDDSIVRETDNKRKQKMKEKLDSTRHATESKLKVGDTVLVKQNKHDKLTIPFDPKPYRINSKKGSMVKAERNNHQITRNSSFFKRVITPPSEQCPEEEEERNMHDKPSIRRSARRKKPSNLWKYFVYA is encoded by the coding sequence ATGGAAACATTGTCAAGAGTACGCAGTAACCTGACATTGGTCACTACAAAGAATGATGAAGTGTTATTATGTGAAAACAAACTGGTTATTCCAAACACTCTTCATCAGCGAGCAATTGAACTGGCCCATGAGGGACATCAGGGaattgtgaaaacaaaacaattaccGCTGGAAAAAGTTTGGTTCCCCGGTATAGACAAAAAAGTCCAAGAAATGTGTAAGGGATGTATTCCGTGCCTTGTATCAGTACCTAAGACAAATACCGAACCTTTACGGACGACAGAACTTCCAGAAGTTCCGTGGACCAGAGTAAGCATGGATTTTTGTGGACCATTCCCGTCAGGATCATACTTAATGGTACTTGTGGATGATTACTCAAGGTATCCAGTCGTTGAGATACTATCAAATGAGTCAGCACGTACTGTCATACCAGTACTAGACAAAATCTTTGCAATGTTTGGAATTCCACAAAAGCTCAAAACGGACAATGGACCGCCGTTTAATGGAAACGAATTTCAGAAATTTGAGGAGGATTTAGGTTTCAAACATCAAAAGGTTACACCATTATGGCCTCAAGCAAATGGAGAAGTAGAGCGCTTCATCAGGACTCTAGGAAAGTCGATTCGCGCTGCTCATGCTGAAAATCGTGTGTTGAAACAAGAACTATTCCGTTTCTTACGTAATTATCGAGCAACACCTCACACTACAACAGGTGTATCGCCCTCAGAATTACTGTTTGGACGAAACATTCGCGTCAAGATACTGAGCATTGAAGTCAAAACTAGCGATGACTCCATTGTGAGAGAAACTgacaacaaaagaaaacaaaagatgAAGGAGAAATTAGACAGCACAAGGCATGCTACTGAATCAAAGCTAAAAGTAGGTGACACCGTTCTTGTTAAACAGAACAAACATGACAAGCTGACAATCCCATTTGATCCAAAACCATACCGAATAAATTCTAAGAAAGGATCCATGGTGAAAGCTGAAAGAAACAATCATCAAATTACCAGAAATTCTTCATTTTTCAAACGAGTTATAACACCACCATCGGAACAATGCCCCGAGGAGGAGGAAGAAAGAAACATGCATGATAAACCAAGCATCAGGAGGTCCGCACGACGAAAGAAACCATCGAATCTATGGAAATATTTTGTGTATGCATGA